Proteins found in one Magnolia sinica isolate HGM2019 chromosome 5, MsV1, whole genome shotgun sequence genomic segment:
- the LOC131246587 gene encoding chalcone synthase 2-like isoform X1, producing MSTVSIDAIRKAQRADGPATVLAIGTATPSNEVIQADYPDYYFKITKSEHMTELKEKFKRMCDKSMIRKRYMHLTEELLNENPDMCAYMASSLDARQDMVVVEVPKLGKEAATKAIKEWGHPKSKITHLIFCTTSGVDMPGADYQLTKLLGLRPSVKRYMMYQQGCFAGGTVLRLAKDLAENNAGARVLVVCSEITAVTFRGPSDTHLDSLVGQALFGDGAAAVIVGADPNSSERPLFQLVSTAQTILPDSDGAIDGHLREVGLTFHLLKDVPGLISKNIEKSLVEAFEPLGINDWNSLFWIAHPGGPAILDQVEAKLNLKAEKMRATRHVLSEYGNMSSACVLFILDEMRKKSAEEGKGTTGEGLDWGVLFGFGPGLTVETVVLHSLPITRAH from the exons ATGTCTACGGTGTCGATCGACGCGATCAGAAAGGCCCAGCGGGCCGACGGCCCCGCCACGGTGCTGGCCATTGGCACGGCTACGCCATCGAATGAGGTGATCCAGGCCGATTATCCGGACTACTACTTCAAGATCACAAAGAGTGAGCACATGACTGAGCTGAAGGAGAAGTTCAAGAGAATGT GTGATAAATCAATGATCCGAAAACGTTACATGCACCTGACTGAGGAACTTCTCAATGAGAATCCCGACATGTGTGCCTACATGGCTTCCTCTCTCGACGCCCGTCAGGACATGGTCGTCGTCGAAGTTCCAAAGCTCGGTAAGGAGGCTGCGACAAAGGCCATTAAGGAGTGGGGCCACCCCAAATCTAAGATCACTCACCTAATCTTCTGCACTACGAGTGGCGTCGACATGCCTGGTGCTGACTACCAGCTCACCAAGCTACTCGGTCTCCGTCCATCTGTCAAACGCTACATGATGTATCAACAAGGTTGCTTTGCTGGTGGCACGGTTCTCCGTCTTGCAAAGGACCTCGCTGAGAACAATGCCGGTGCACGCGTTCTTGTTGTTTGTTCTGAGATCACAGCCGTCACTTTCCGTGGCCCATCTGACACACACCTTGATAGCCTTGTAGGTCAGGCACTGTTTGGAGATGGTGCAGCTGCAGTGATCGTTGGAGCCGATCCTAACTCCTCCGAGCGACCGCTCTTCCAACTTGTATCGACCGCACAAACCATACTACCTGATTCAGATGGTGCAATTGATGGGCACTTACgtgaggtgggcctcacattccACCTGCTCAAGGATGTCCCCGGGCTCATCTCAAAGAACATCGAGAAGAGCCTAGTGGAGGCGTTTGAGCCACTCGGAATCAACGACTGGAATTCACTCTTTTGGATCGCGCACCCAGGTGGGCCAGCGATCCTTGATCAAGTCGAGGCGAAGCTGAATCTGAAGGCAGAGAAGATGCGGGCCACGAGGCACGTGTTAAGCGAGTATGGGAATATGTCGAGCGCGTGTGTTCTGTTTATTTTGGATGAGATGAGAAAGAAGTCTGCAGAGGAAGGGAAGGGGACGACCGGAGAAGGACTGGATTGGGGTGTGCTGTTCGGGTTCGGGCCTGGTCTGACCGTTGAGACTGTGGTCTTGCATAGCCTTCCTATAACTAGGGCCCACTAA
- the LOC131246587 gene encoding chalcone synthase 2-like isoform X2, with protein sequence MIRKRYMHLTEELLNENPDMCAYMASSLDARQDMVVVEVPKLGKEAATKAIKEWGHPKSKITHLIFCTTSGVDMPGADYQLTKLLGLRPSVKRYMMYQQGCFAGGTVLRLAKDLAENNAGARVLVVCSEITAVTFRGPSDTHLDSLVGQALFGDGAAAVIVGADPNSSERPLFQLVSTAQTILPDSDGAIDGHLREVGLTFHLLKDVPGLISKNIEKSLVEAFEPLGINDWNSLFWIAHPGGPAILDQVEAKLNLKAEKMRATRHVLSEYGNMSSACVLFILDEMRKKSAEEGKGTTGEGLDWGVLFGFGPGLTVETVVLHSLPITRAH encoded by the coding sequence ATGATCCGAAAACGTTACATGCACCTGACTGAGGAACTTCTCAATGAGAATCCCGACATGTGTGCCTACATGGCTTCCTCTCTCGACGCCCGTCAGGACATGGTCGTCGTCGAAGTTCCAAAGCTCGGTAAGGAGGCTGCGACAAAGGCCATTAAGGAGTGGGGCCACCCCAAATCTAAGATCACTCACCTAATCTTCTGCACTACGAGTGGCGTCGACATGCCTGGTGCTGACTACCAGCTCACCAAGCTACTCGGTCTCCGTCCATCTGTCAAACGCTACATGATGTATCAACAAGGTTGCTTTGCTGGTGGCACGGTTCTCCGTCTTGCAAAGGACCTCGCTGAGAACAATGCCGGTGCACGCGTTCTTGTTGTTTGTTCTGAGATCACAGCCGTCACTTTCCGTGGCCCATCTGACACACACCTTGATAGCCTTGTAGGTCAGGCACTGTTTGGAGATGGTGCAGCTGCAGTGATCGTTGGAGCCGATCCTAACTCCTCCGAGCGACCGCTCTTCCAACTTGTATCGACCGCACAAACCATACTACCTGATTCAGATGGTGCAATTGATGGGCACTTACgtgaggtgggcctcacattccACCTGCTCAAGGATGTCCCCGGGCTCATCTCAAAGAACATCGAGAAGAGCCTAGTGGAGGCGTTTGAGCCACTCGGAATCAACGACTGGAATTCACTCTTTTGGATCGCGCACCCAGGTGGGCCAGCGATCCTTGATCAAGTCGAGGCGAAGCTGAATCTGAAGGCAGAGAAGATGCGGGCCACGAGGCACGTGTTAAGCGAGTATGGGAATATGTCGAGCGCGTGTGTTCTGTTTATTTTGGATGAGATGAGAAAGAAGTCTGCAGAGGAAGGGAAGGGGACGACCGGAGAAGGACTGGATTGGGGTGTGCTGTTCGGGTTCGGGCCTGGTCTGACCGTTGAGACTGTGGTCTTGCATAGCCTTCCTATAACTAGGGCCCACTAA